From Juglans regia cultivar Chandler chromosome 9, Walnut 2.0, whole genome shotgun sequence:
ttatgattttaaatcAACTCAAAAAAGGTTCAAAATGATTTCgaattggataaaaaaaaaagttccaaaaGAAGGTCCAAAAAGATGATCCAAACCTACAAAATATGTTGAACCGGTCCGACCAGTTTTTCCCCTCTTCATCGACCGGTTTTGACCAATTTTGATTATACAAAACAGTCGGTCTATCGGTTTTGGTTTTGGGCCAAAATTGAACTGACTAGATTGCTTTTTATCCctaaatttttgcataaatctttaataaaaagtatatcCTTTAATTCAAAAGTTcgactcaaaagaaaaaaaaaattgtaaattgcAATTCAAGATCTATTGTAATCCAAATATGCATTGTatcttaaaatatgttttatagagTTGTTCAAcgtattattatgaataaaatatatgtactatttacaaaaaagcttgttttttgtctttaaggtttttttgataaaaaacaaatgTGTAAATTGGAATGACTAGGTCACATTtatatttagaaatgagatgagatgattttagatacaaaatgaaagttaaaaaaatattgttagaatattatttttttaatattattattattttgagatttgaaaaaattgaattgagatttgaaaaagatgaattgttaattatattttgtgtgaaaatttaaaaaaattgtaatgatgagataaaatgagataagatgaaacactttttgaatccaaacgtaGCTTAAATTAAATTGTATTAACACGTATCATGTCATCAATGTGTGCATTACAAAAGAGTGAACAAAATTGAAggcctttttttattattattttcttgccaaataataataataacaataataataataataataattattattattattattgttattagcTAAGATCTTTAATCATGTGATATTCAAATACTACAAGCTCTGAGTACGATAGCTAACCCATGCATTCTCATCCCTGAACACAAAAGTAACCCCCAATGCCAGAAGTTCACGTTTCatcaaataaaaacttgaaaaaagaaaagaaagtggaaaTATTTCTTGCTTAAgttttaaactcttttttttttttttctttttatgaagtggtttttaatttcttcaattttaaaattttcatatccttaatattttgatatgaatattaaatcTGCATAGATTactttatgcatatatattagtttattgAGACTTTTAAGTAGggatgacaatatgtgacataaCTCGTGAATCCAACACGAACAAGATATGAACTTAGtgggtttgagtttgatattaaCGGGTTCAAGTTAAAACGAGTTGACATGTTAAGATATGATTTATAAACGAGTCAATAAAGGATCAACCTGCTTAACTCGAAATCAACTCACTTTGATcggtttagattttatttcaaaattataattttattattgttaagttgtaatattggtgTTTAgagccggtttggattgagagatgagttgagatgattctcattaatttcaactcactattcacaaattttaattcacaaatctcactactattaacaaaccatttcatctcatctcatctcatctcggaATCTAAACAGGGCCTaagtatgcttatatttttattattaatattgtaattctAGACCtatattcatatttgttattgtagggtttgtaatattggtttattatatgttaaaacttgaaaaatattgatattgatgtcgtgtttcgtggCCTGGGCAACTTCACGCTCTAGAGGCTTTGCGATGAGTTGCTACTAAAATGAAGAATGGTGGGCTCAGGGTCCGTGGTACCTCTGACGCCCAAGTCAGTTTTAGTGAAGGAGATGAATGGAGAATATCTtaaggaaagttgtaataagaATGCATGTAGATCTCAATCTCTTCACTGATCATGGGAGGTGTCTGTTTATACTTGACTGTCTGAGTTTACTTCACTGTCTGAGTTTCATGGTAGTGGGCATGTCGTTCTGTATGAGATCGGATGTTCATGTCGTCCACCTGCCGCGCTATAGGCCACTTAGGTCTGATGGTGACTGCTTTTAACACAAAGCCTCACATTGAGTGTACCCTGAGCCTCAGGATGCATTGAATGCAGAGTGCCTTCCTCTCATAGCTCTCTCCGTCTCATTAATGCGGTATGGCCTCTGCTAGGTATCCATGGTGACTGCCCCTGACACAAGGCCTCACGTCATGCGTATCGAGCCTCGGGCtgcattgaatgcggcatgcTTCCCTTCCATAACTCTTTCCGTCTTATTAATGCGGTGTTGCCTCAGCCAGGCATTCCCACATTCTTGTCATGTCTGGGCGCTGATGTTTAGGGTCAGGGAATGTCGGCCAGTGGGATGTTAGACTGTCCCTCCTGCCACACGTTTGTCATTGTTCCTGGTCTAATCATCCCTTCCATTTGGGGCTCTTGGGTATGCTCGGCCCAGCCCACACCTCTTATCTTGGCTCAAATCTAGGCTCTTCTCTTGGTCTGGCCCTAGGAGCAGGGTCCCTTCTCCTGGTCTGGCCCAGGGGATAACACTCCTcacaattgatattttttattactaagtagttttttttttaagatattgtggttagtaattaatatagattttaacttttatgtgaaattatgttaatcagatcAAATGGATTATGCGTGTTAGTTCAATCCATTTTTATGAAACAGATTTAAATGAGTAATGTCATATTGacctatttctaattaattattaaacgaatCAAAACGAGTGACACGACACAACCTATTATCTAAATGTGTCAtattaggatttgaaagttTCACAGATTTAACTTGATAGGTTGGATTCGAATTGACTTATATAGTCGaatattcatgacttgacacgacacgaaaaTACAAATTGCCACCCTACTTTTAAGTTCGTATAAATATTTGGAAGAATCTTAATTTGTTACCATGACTCCAAATGTGGTGACTTATTGCATCAACCTAAAACGATCTATTTCTTAcgttattttattcaacatccCGATTAAAATCTTAGGTTAATTATAACGTCAGtaatcagtttatgagtttTAACCTGTTTGCAAATTATTCCctcgttttcaaatttttgtaattaactCCATTAGTATGCAAAATTTTCCCATTAAACCCTTCTGTCTAATATACTAATGATAAGGTTGTCACTTGGCCTTCAaatgttaattattattattttaaaaataagtgaaaaatactttgaaaaataaatcaaattttttaaaaataaatgataaaaatagaaaaaaaaatagagtggtGCTAGTGTGCCACTCAATTTTGACCGCTGGGTGTGTCCACTAGTacaaatttcacattttattttattttatttttcatattttttaaacatctttcaatatttttaaaaaataaaagtaacttccttaatcattaagaaaaaaaaaattaaaaaatttaaaatataagaacagTCAAAATGAGAGACAAATTCAAGGGACGtactagcatttttcaaaaacatacGGGAGAGGAGGGCTTTCCCTCCCTAGCTGCGCTAGCGGTGGCCAACGAGCCACACCACAGTGGTGGAGGCATGATCTACAGGCCATTTGGTGGAGGGGGAGAGCCTCCTCGTCACACACAAATTGCTCATGAAATCTTTAAGGCCAACTTTGGGGCCTTAGAGGAGATATAAATTTCTCgtataatttcatttcatcttatatcatcttatttttaaacataattcaaatataaaatttttaaactaattattacaattttttttaattttcaaataaaaaataaaaaataattccaactttttcaaattctcaaataaaaataatattataaaactatattattacaatattttaattttataatttttttttattcaacttttttttttcaaaacttaaaaaatactcaactcaaactatctcactactatttacaaattattctactactatttataaaattttaatctcaattcttatctcatttaactCTCCAAACAAGCTCGATTCAACGATGTTTGATTAGAGTTGagaataaatttatctttttaatgaCATTTGTGCacatagtttatttatttatttatttttttgaatcagCATAcatagtttatttatttgttcataTTTAGCATCTTTTACTTTATTGTTAATACGTTCATCTTCAACTGTCacgatattttaaatttttgtatgcCTTCAAgatttcaacaatatttttacttatatctTTATAgagatggatttttttttcacaaactttaatttgcccataaaaaaaaatttagtattttttattcatctatttacgaataatttaaaaaatattatttatcatctctatATCACATATTCatacttaatttattatttttatgattctatttaaatataatttatcacgTAATGATGTGCAGTACGAGGGATGGTAGGttgaatttttcaattatataaatCCGGACCACCGCGCCAAGAAGTTTCCGTTAATTGAAAGACGGCTAACGAGGtcaaatgatgaaaattcaCTGCGACCGGTCTTATTACTTCACCCCAAACTTCGTATGTTTTTCCGTTTCTTTATTTCGTTTGTCTCCCTGTCTGCTACTGTCctatttcattttttgtgatctttgtttttgttgttcgCAGGACatgagaggagaggagagaggagaaaaaagttGTCTAAAATACCAATACAGTCTGCTCCTTTTCAGTTCACACTGtctagttctctctctctctctctctctctctctctctctctctctcacacacacacacacgagaCATTGCTGAATTCCGCTGGATTTTAACACTTTCCTCATCATCTGCTGAAAAAAACCACATTTTCCCACCTACTATCACTCCCCCAATACACTCTTAAGTCCTTTGAATTCGATTTCAATTCcccatttctttctatttgttttttggtGCCGAGcttgttgtttatttttatctatcCGTGGTGTTGTTGGACTACTATCGGATTCTGCCTGGACTTAGCTTTCCTTTGTCTGAGTTTCGGAATTGGGTTTGATTGGAGGGGCTGAATTTGGTGAAAAGACAAGCTTTTGAGTGTGTTCACCAATTCGGGAAGTTCGAGATCTGGCTGGTTTTCTTTTGGGATCTCTCTGGTTGTTAGATTGGTTTTGATTCGAATTATCGGTTTGGATCCGATCGAGGGAGAAACAGCGCCATCACATGGCGCTGTTCAGAAGGTTCTTCTACCGCAAGCCTCCGGATCGGCTTCTTGAGATCTCCGAAAGGGTCTacggtaactttttttaacCGTTTCAATCATTccccatttttccttttctttttattgtcgTGTGTCCACCTTCTGAGTGCCCTAGTAATGGTGTAATTCTCGAGCTTTCGGCCATTTCTGTCGTCTTCGTGAAGTTGAGAAAATGCTCAGTTTTGTAATTCCATGTGCAACTTAGGTTCCAATGAGTCCCGCTTTGGGAGTTCCATTGCATTTTAAGATACTGCAGAATGCATTGTGAATATGGTTCAATTGTGgtgtttttttcttccttctcttctctttttgttttggcGCTCTGTTTCTTAAGTAGTTTCCTCATATGAGAGTGTAGTATGTAGCATAACTTTCTTCCCTCGGTGATTAGACAAATGCTGGTGAAGTAGTTTCCTGCTTGTTTATATCGTGTTCTATTGTTCGGATTCATCGGGTGGGAATATAACTGAGGCAGGGACTAGAAAGCACCAGGAATTGGATTGAGCAGATCAAATTCAACTGTATATCTAGCGGATTATTCTTTTAATGTTGCGTATGCATCTACTCGAGCTTAGGGGTAGAGGCACTAACAGTAATTGATACTTGGGAGGGAACAAAATTTATAGAAGTAGGCCCGAAAATGATGAATAGTTGAAGAGGCTCTGGAAAACAAAGCAACCGTTCGGTAAGGAGCATCAATTTGGGGTCTAAGTTTTTGTGGACAATTTGGACCTCTATAGATCTGACAAATGAGGATGGTTTTGCTCGACATTTTGGGAAACAAATATgccattgctttttttttttttttttattttttattaaatcaatTTCAAGACTATGGGTCTTGTTTTATGGCTAGCAAGAGCTGTAATTTATTGCGTAATTTTGCTAAAGCTTATTTTATGGCATGGACTGATGGTTTCTATATGTTTTAGAActgtttcttttttactttaGCTATTTGTAGCtgctttttcttcttaaaaaaaaaaaaagcttttctGAACACAAATGTTAAGCAGTATTTGTCCCAGTTTCTTCTATTTTACGTGAGGAGTTTTTTTGGGCTATTTCTAtttatatcattaataaaattctcGTTTAttggcaaacaaaaaaaaaaaaaaaactttgaggGTCACTATGCACCATGAGTTTAGTCAGAATTCTTAAGTTTCTTCTTAGCTccttatttgatttttgaagaCCATATACCGATTATGGTTGTTGATTGTCTTATTTTGGGTCACTATGCACCATGAGTTTAGTCAGAATTCTTAAGTTTCTTCTTAGCTccttatttgatttttgaagaCCATATACCAATTATGGTTGTTGATTGtcttatttctcttttcttcttttctagtGTTTGATTGTTGCTTCTCCACGGATGTCTTGGAAGAAGATGAGTACAGAGTGTACATGGGTGGCATTGTAGCTCAGTTACAGGACCACTTTCCTGATGCTTCTTTCATGGTGTTTAACTTTAGAGAAGGGGAGAGGCGAAGTCAAATTTCAGATATATTGTCTCAATATGACATGACAGTTATGGATTACCCTCAACACTATGAAGGGTGTCCTCTTCTGCCATTGGAGATGATCCACCACTTCCTTCGATCAAGTGAAAGTTGGTTGTCATTGGAAGGGCAACAAAATGTGCTGTTGATGCACTGTGAAAGAGGAGGATGGCCTGTGCTTGCATTCATGCTAGCAGGTCTTCTGTTATACCGAAAACAGTACAGTGGGGAGCAGAAGACTCTTGACATGGTCTACAAGCAAGCTCCAAACGAACTTCTTCATCTTTTGTCTCCTTTAAACCCACAGCCTTCTCAGCTGAGATATCTTCAGTATATATCTAGAAGAAATATAGGTTCTGATTGGCCTCCATCAGATACACCTTTACTTCTGGATTGCCTGATTCTGAGAGTCCTTCCACTATTTGATGGGGGGAAAGGTTGCAGGCCTGTTATACGTGTTTATGGTCAGGACCCTTCAACACCAGCTAATAGAAGTTCTAAGCTTTTGTTTTCAACTTCAAAGACGAAAAAGAATGTGCGCCACTATCTACAGGTAATTCCTAAGTCACAAATCTGAAAGTGGAAATTAGATTTTACCAAATATGTAAGTGGTCTTATGAACTTTAACAGCAGGGAGAGTGTATGCTAGTGAAAATTGATATCCATTGCCGTGTTCAAGGGGATATTGTTCTTGAGTGCATCCATTTGGATGAAGATCTGGTACATGAGGAGATGATCTTCATAGTTATGTTCCACACAGCATTTGTGAGGTCAAACATTCTGATGCTCAACCGCAATGAAATTGATGTTCCATGGGATGCCAAGGACCAATTCCCGAAGGACTTTAGCGCAGAGGTAAGTTGTTGTGACTTTTCTGTTAGTGTCTTTTCCTAAAGCTGTAGGTGTTGAATACATTCTCATATGTGTATCAGGTACTTTTTTCGGATGCTGATGCTGTTGTGCCTGCTCTTACTACAGTCGTAGCCAGTGAAGGAAATGAGGCAGAAATTGCTTCACCTGAGGAATTTTTTGAGGTGGAAGAGATTTTTAGCAATGTAGTTGATGGGCAGGAAGGGAAGGGGGATTTGGATCCTTACGCATTTCAAGACTGTGCATCAGATGATGGAACCCACAAACGGGATGGAAAGTTGGTTTCTAGTATTGATGCAGTGAAGGACATTGGTGTTGATGATGTGAAATATAAGATGGATGAGAAGGTGGGTTCTGATCATTTGGTGAAGGACATTGGTGTTGATGATGGTGATATCAAGCTAGATTTCATACTAGCTGCTGGTGATATGCAGCCAAGTCTGGAAACCAAGGAAGTGGTGGAAGATTTGTGTGGCAAATTGGATGAGATGGGAGACAAGGGTGATGGAGGAAACAGTTTTGCACAGAAGACTTTAGATTCCAGGGTTCCCCAGAAAAAGTTGACTGCTGATGTCCCCAGACAAAAATCAGAGAAAGTTCTTCCTAATGTGCCTAAGAAACAGCCTACAATCAGCACAAAACCAGCTGCAGATTCAGTTGTTGCCAAACAAAAGACTAAACAGCAAGAGTCTCATGCAAAACTGGCAAAGCCAAATGCAGTATCTAGGTGGATCCCTCCTAACAAAGGCTCTTATACTAATTCAATGCATGTATCATATCCACCATCAAGATATAACAGTGCACCAGCTGCTCTTGGTGTTAATGTTCCTTCAAAGGATTCTAACGCAGTTCCCAAATTAAAAGCTTCTTCTGATACCCCCACCACTGTGGTTTCAACTGATGTGACCAATGGTCTGAAAAGTTGTAAGGTGGATCCTGTGAAGCCTTCAGGTTCTACCCAAGAGGCAGTTGCTTCATGCCCACCATCATTGGTACCATCAATTAAAGATTCATATTCATCCCCACAAACTCAAGCACAACATATTAACCTGCAGCAAGTAGTTCCCCCTCCTCCcccaccacctccaccaccacaaCATTATAACACCCCTTCGTTTTCAACCTTTCCATCCATGTATCCTTCATCGCCTTCCCAACCTTTGCAGGTGGGTGTcacacctccacctccacctccacccccACCTCTACCTCTTAAAAGGCAGAATAGTGCTACCATGTTCCTTTCACCAACTCCTCcgccgcctccgcctccgcctccacCTCCCCCTTTTCTGAGCACATATACTGCACCAAACCTTGGAGTAGGAGTGTGcactcctcctccacctccacctccacctccacctccacctccacctccacccgTACCTCCTTTATATGGAGCTCCACCAAAACTGCCTCCACCATTTGGATCCCCACCACAACCATTACTTGTGGCAAGAGCCCCACCTCCCCTGCCCCCTCCAGCACATGGAGCCCCACCTCCTCCGCCACCACCTCCAGTTCATGGAGCCccacctcctccaccaccacctccacctccacctccttTAATGCGTggagcaccaccaccaccaccacctccaatCCGTGGAGCACCACCTCCTCCGCCACCTCCTATAGGTCAAGGCCCACCTCCCACATCACTTGGTGCACCACCCCCTCCACCTCTGCCTGGAGTTCATGTGCCTGGCCCTCCGGCTCCACCTAGGCCTCCAGGTGGTGTACCTCCACCTCCGCCATTAGGTGCCAAAGGACCAAATGCTACTGCTGATGCAAGAGGCCTGTCTTTAGGGAGAGGGCGTGGGCTTTCACGTCCTTTAGGGATGGGGGCGACTACTACAGCTCCTCGAAGATCCTCATTGAAGCCTTTGCATTGGAGCAAGGTAACCAGGGCTTTGCAAGGAAGTTTATGGGAAGAATTGCAAAGATATGGAGACTCTCAAATGTATTCTAACTCTTCTTGCTGATCAAATCTTTTACTTAAGATCAAGTGCTGATGTGTTTTCCCCCCCATGAATAGTGGTGCTTCAGTTCCAACAGATCATatgttttccttcttttatatataaaattcaggGTTCTTACTTTCATAGTCGGtgaattttttgttcttttatcttAGTGCCCCAGGATTTGATGTGTCAGAGTTAGAGAGCCTTTTCTCCGCAACAGTTCCAAAACCTGCTGATGCAGGAGGTAAAGCTGGGGCACGGCGCAAATCTGTTGGATCCAAAACTGACAAAGTCCACCTGGTAATCTGATATTTCTATGGTGTCCTTGAAATCCtttgttttttccctttgaCAGTGTCCTCGAAGTTCAGTTGTTTGAGAGTGCTGATTCTACTGTTCATATTCCCATAATCTTAGA
This genomic window contains:
- the LOC108997422 gene encoding formin-like protein 20 isoform X2, which produces MALFRRFFYRKPPDRLLEISERVYVFDCCFSTDVLEEDEYRVYMGGIVAQLQDHFPDASFMVFNFREGERRSQISDILSQYDMTVMDYPQHYEGCPLLPLEMIHHFLRSSESWLSLEGQQNVLLMHCERGGWPVLAFMLAGLLLYRKQYSGEQKTLDMVYKQAPNELLHLLSPLNPQPSQLRYLQYISRRNIGSDWPPSDTPLLLDCLILRVLPLFDGGKGCRPVIRVYGQDPSTPANRSSKLLFSTSKTKKNVRHYLQGECMLVKIDIHCRVQGDIVLECIHLDEDLVHEEMIFIVMFHTAFVRSNILMLNRNEIDVPWDAKDQFPKDFSAEVLFSDADAVVPALTTVVASEGNEAEIASPEEFFEVEEIFSNVVDGQEGKGDLDPYAFQDCASDDGTHKRDGKLVSSIDAVKDIGVDDVKYKMDEKVGSDHLVKDIGVDDGDIKLDFILAAGDMQPSLETKEVVEDLCGKLDEMGDKGDGGNSFAQKTLDSRVPQKKLTADVPRQKSEKVLPNVPKKQPTISTKPAADSVVAKQKTKQQESHAKLAKPNAVSRWIPPNKGSYTNSMHVSYPPSRYNSAPAALGVNVPSKDSNAVPKLKASSDTPTTVVSTDVTNGLKSCKVDPVKPSGSTQEAVASCPPSLVPSIKDSYSSPQTQAQHINLQQVVPPPPPPPPPPQHYNTPSFSTFPSMYPSSPSQPLQVGVTPPPPPPPPPLPLKRQNSATMFLSPTPPPPPPPPPPPPFLSTYTAPNLGVGVCTPPPPPPPPPPPPPPPPVPPLYGAPPKLPPPFGSPPQPLLVARAPPPLPPPAHGAPPPPPPPPVHGAPPPPPPPPPPPPLMRGAPPPPPPPIRGAPPPPPPPIGQGPPPTSLGAPPPPPLPGVHVPGPPAPPRPPGGVPPPPPLGAKGPNATADARGLSLGRGRGLSRPLGMGATTTAPRRSSLKPLHWSKVTRALQGSLWEELQRYGDSQIAPGFDVSELESLFSATVPKPADAGGKAGARRKSVGSKTDKVHLIDLRRANNTEIMLTKVKMPLSDMMAAVLAMDESVLDVDQVENLIKFCPTKEEMELLKGYTGDKENLGKCEQYFLELMKVPRVESKLRVFSFKIQFSSQISEFKKSLNTVNSACEEVRKSVKLKEVMKIILFIGNTLNQGTARGSAIGFKLDSLLKLTDTRASNNKMTLMHYLCKLLANNSPELLDFHLDFVSLEGASKIQLKSLAEEMQAIIKGLEKVRQELTASENDGPVSEVFHKTLKEFVGIAETEVTSVTNLYSVVGRNADALALYFGEDPTRCPFEQVTATLLNFVRLFRKAHEENCKQAELEKKKAEKDAEIEKAKGINLTKKMVR
- the LOC108997422 gene encoding formin-like protein 20 isoform X3 encodes the protein MALFRRFFYRKPPDRLLEISERVYVFDCCFSTDVLEEDEYRVYMGGIVAQLQDHFPDASFMVFNFREGERRSQISDILSQYDMTVMDYPQHYEGCPLLPLEMIHHFLRSSESWLSLEGQQNVLLMHCERGGWPVLAFMLAGLLLYRKQYSGEQKTLDMVYKQAPNELLHLLSPLNPQPSQLRYLQYISRRNIGSDWPPSDTPLLLDCLILRVLPLFDGGKGCRPVIRVYGQDPSTPANRSSKLLFSTSKTKKNVRHYLQQGECMLVKIDIHCRVQGDIVLECIHLDEDLVHEEMIFIVMFHTAFVRSNILMLNRNEIDVPWDAKDQFPKDFSAEVLFSDADAVVPALTTVVASEGNEAEIASPEEFFEVEEIFSNVVDGQEGKGDLDPYAFQDCASDDGTHKRDGKLVSSIDAVKDIGVDDVKYKMDEKVGSDHLVKDIGVDDGDIKLDFILAAGDMQPSLETKEVVEDLCGKLDEMGDKGDGGNSFAQKTLDSRVPQKKLTADVPRQKSEKVLPNVPKKQPTISTKPAADSVVAKQKTKQQESHAKLAKPNAVSRWIPPNKGSYTNSMHVSYPPSRYNSAPAALGVNVPSKDSNAVPKLKASSDTPTTVVSTDVTNGLKSCKVDPVKPSGSTQEAVASCPPSLVPSIKDSYSSPQTQAQHINLQQVVPPPPPPPPPPQHYNTPSFSTFPSMYPSSPSQPLQVGVTPPPPPPPPPLPLKRQNSATMFLSPTPPPPPPPPPPPPFLSTYTAPNLGVGVCTPPPPPPPPPPPPPPPPVPPLYGAPPKLPPPFGSPPQPLLVARAPPPLPPPAHGAPPPPPPPPVHGAPPPPPPPPPPPPLMRGAPPPPPPPIRGAPPPPPPPIGQGPPPTSLGAPPPPPLPGVHVPGPPAPPRPPGGVPPPPPLGAKGPNATADARGLSLGRGRGLSRPLGMGATTTAPRRSSLKPLHWSKVTRALQGSLWEELQRYGDSQIAPGFDVSELESLFSATVPKPADAGGKAGARRKSVGSKTDKVHLIDLRRANNTEIMLTKVKMPLSDMMAAVLAMDESVLDVDQVENLIKFCPTKEEMELLKGYTGDKENLGKCEQYFLELMKVPRVESKLRVFSFKIQFSSQISEFKKSLNTVNSACEEVRKSVKLKEVMKIILFIGNTLNQGTARGSAIGFKLDSLLKLTDTRASNNKMTLMHYLCKLLANNSPELLDFHLDFVSLEGASKIQLKSLAEEMQAIIKGLEKVRQELTASENDGPVSEVFHKTLKEFVGIAETEVTSVTNLYSVVKCRCTCTLFR
- the LOC108997422 gene encoding formin-like protein 20 isoform X4 codes for the protein MALFRRFFYRKPPDRLLEISERVYVFDCCFSTDVLEEDEYRVYMGGIVAQLQDHFPDASFMVFNFREGERRSQISDILSQYDMTVMDYPQHYEGCPLLPLEMIHHFLRSSESWLSLEGQQNVLLMHCERGGWPVLAFMLAGLLLYRKQYSGEQKTLDMVYKQAPNELLHLLSPLNPQPSQLRYLQYISRRNIGSDWPPSDTPLLLDCLILRVLPLFDGGKGCRPVIRVYGQDPSTPANRSSKLLFSTSKTKKNVRHYLQQGECMLVKIDIHCRVQGDIVLECIHLDEDLVHEEMIFIVMFHTAFVRSNILMLNRNEIDVPWDAKDQFPKDFSAEVLFSDADAVVPALTTVVASEGNEAEIASPEEFFEVEEIFSNVVDGQEGKGDLDPYAFQDCASDDGTHKRDGKLVSSIDAVKDIGVDDVKYKMDEKVGSDHLVKDIGVDDGDIKLDFILAAGDMQPSLETKEVVEDLCGKLDEMGDKGDGGNSFAQKTLDSRVPQKKLTADVPRQKSEKVLPNVPKKQPTISTKPAADSVVAKQKTKQQESHAKLAKPNAVSRWIPPNKGSYTNSMHVSYPPSRYNSAPAALGVNVPSKDSNAVPKLKASSDTPTTVVSTDVTNGLKSCKVDPVKPSGSTQEAVASCPPSLVPSIKDSYSSPQTQAQHINLQQVVPPPPPPPPPPQHYNTPSFSTFPSMYPSSPSQPLQVGVTPPPPPPPPPLPLKRQNSATMFLSPTPPPPPPPPPPPPFLSTYTAPNLGVGVCTPPPPPPPPPPPPPPPPVPPLYGAPPKLPPPFGSPPQPLLVARAPPPLPPPAHGAPPPPPPPPVHGAPPPPPPPPPPPPLMRGAPPPPPPPIRGAPPPPPPPIGQGPPPTSLGAPPPPPLPGVHVPGPPAPPRPPGGVPPPPPLGAKGPNATADARGLSLGRGRGLSRPLGMGATTTAPRRSSLKPLHWSKVTRALQGSLWEELQRYGDSQIAPGFDVSELESLFSATVPKPADAGGKAGARRKSVGSKTDKVHLIDLRRANNTEIMLTKVKMPLSDMMAAVLAMDESVLDVDQVENLIKFCPTKEEMELLKGYTGDKENLGKCEQYFLELMKVPRVESKLRVFSFKIQFSSQISEFKKSLNTVNSACEEGIH
- the LOC108997422 gene encoding formin-like protein 20 isoform X1, which codes for MALFRRFFYRKPPDRLLEISERVYVFDCCFSTDVLEEDEYRVYMGGIVAQLQDHFPDASFMVFNFREGERRSQISDILSQYDMTVMDYPQHYEGCPLLPLEMIHHFLRSSESWLSLEGQQNVLLMHCERGGWPVLAFMLAGLLLYRKQYSGEQKTLDMVYKQAPNELLHLLSPLNPQPSQLRYLQYISRRNIGSDWPPSDTPLLLDCLILRVLPLFDGGKGCRPVIRVYGQDPSTPANRSSKLLFSTSKTKKNVRHYLQQGECMLVKIDIHCRVQGDIVLECIHLDEDLVHEEMIFIVMFHTAFVRSNILMLNRNEIDVPWDAKDQFPKDFSAEVLFSDADAVVPALTTVVASEGNEAEIASPEEFFEVEEIFSNVVDGQEGKGDLDPYAFQDCASDDGTHKRDGKLVSSIDAVKDIGVDDVKYKMDEKVGSDHLVKDIGVDDGDIKLDFILAAGDMQPSLETKEVVEDLCGKLDEMGDKGDGGNSFAQKTLDSRVPQKKLTADVPRQKSEKVLPNVPKKQPTISTKPAADSVVAKQKTKQQESHAKLAKPNAVSRWIPPNKGSYTNSMHVSYPPSRYNSAPAALGVNVPSKDSNAVPKLKASSDTPTTVVSTDVTNGLKSCKVDPVKPSGSTQEAVASCPPSLVPSIKDSYSSPQTQAQHINLQQVVPPPPPPPPPPQHYNTPSFSTFPSMYPSSPSQPLQVGVTPPPPPPPPPLPLKRQNSATMFLSPTPPPPPPPPPPPPFLSTYTAPNLGVGVCTPPPPPPPPPPPPPPPPVPPLYGAPPKLPPPFGSPPQPLLVARAPPPLPPPAHGAPPPPPPPPVHGAPPPPPPPPPPPPLMRGAPPPPPPPIRGAPPPPPPPIGQGPPPTSLGAPPPPPLPGVHVPGPPAPPRPPGGVPPPPPLGAKGPNATADARGLSLGRGRGLSRPLGMGATTTAPRRSSLKPLHWSKVTRALQGSLWEELQRYGDSQIAPGFDVSELESLFSATVPKPADAGGKAGARRKSVGSKTDKVHLIDLRRANNTEIMLTKVKMPLSDMMAAVLAMDESVLDVDQVENLIKFCPTKEEMELLKGYTGDKENLGKCEQYFLELMKVPRVESKLRVFSFKIQFSSQISEFKKSLNTVNSACEEVRKSVKLKEVMKIILFIGNTLNQGTARGSAIGFKLDSLLKLTDTRASNNKMTLMHYLCKLLANNSPELLDFHLDFVSLEGASKIQLKSLAEEMQAIIKGLEKVRQELTASENDGPVSEVFHKTLKEFVGIAETEVTSVTNLYSVVGRNADALALYFGEDPTRCPFEQVTATLLNFVRLFRKAHEENCKQAELEKKKAEKDAEIEKAKGINLTKKMVR